A DNA window from Setaria viridis chromosome 2, Setaria_viridis_v4.0, whole genome shotgun sequence contains the following coding sequences:
- the LOC117845540 gene encoding BTB/POZ domain-containing protein At2g13690 yields the protein MAADAARGPRAPRRRGGGASGGGAARVRPRAWCCSFAGAPDSPDLRPLPPSSAAAAVASPAAGRKLPPKSPSAPSFHGSPTSSRLAGLGGLIDPRRILSPGRVSPIDPDGVVPPPLPLPPPPPTAAAPAPTEDAAVVVVPAERPALASASASVAPLVAVGEEAAAGGAALDLRLLLRGRDGRCVHMELDSRVLCGCSAFFAAMAPSEDAVAGGGGKRIEVDGVENLDAFRAAVELMYEPDPMRWLAAAGVSLAIDVLEVCSSIMFDRGIKSCLTYIEAVPWSENEEDKLKNLFARFTFDEAISQDILARLRPHSWKSSDDLTVQLIQSVTSSTNSGARKDMQSLVNGLLSKSSVYQKDTSGLNKESLYQICYSCLDSLVDLFEEATESTDHTGQAVVVRGSKPLIERVSSQTENLNWLLDILLNNDMAEEFVELWAKQDRLIRMHEQASPMIRYELSRISACVFIALGKGKVQCRGDVRSLLFHGWFSTMLLDFGWLQRCSKGLDIRSLEENLGRGLLTLPLRQQQSLFEEWFQFYATKGAECPNLIRSFQVWWRRSFIRSSVEPRS from the exons ATggcggcggacgcggcgcggggcccGCGCGCCCCACgtaggcgcggcggcggcgcaagcggcgggggcgccgcgcgcgtgcgCCCGCGCGCCTGGTGCTGCTCCTTCGCCGGCGCGCCGGATAGCCCCGACCTCCGCCCGCTCCccccgtcctccgccgccgcagctgtcgcgtccccggcggcggggaggaagcTGCCGCCCAAGTCCCCCTCGGCGCCGTCGTTCCACGGCTCGCCGACCTCGTCCAGGCTAGCGGGCCTCGGCGGGCTCATCGACCCGCGCCGCATCCTCTCGCCGGGCCGCGTCTCCCCCATCGACCCCGACGGCGTGgtcccgccgcccctcccgctcccccctccgccgccaaccgcggcggcgccggctccgACCGAGGACGCGGCTGTCGTCGTGGTCCCCGCGGAGCGGCCGGCATTGGCGTCCGCGTCGGCTTCGGTGGCGCCGCTGGTGGCcgtgggggaggaggcggcagctgGCGGTGCCGCGCTGGATCTGAGGCTCTTGCTGCGGGGGAGGGACGGGAGGTGCGTGCACATGGAGCTCGACTCCAGGGTGCTGTGCGGCTGCAGCGCCTTCTTCGCCGCCATGGCGCCCAGCGAGGACGCCGTGGCGGGTGGTGGCGGGAAGAGAATAGAGGTGGATGGGGTGGAGAATTTGGATGCTTTCAGGGCCGCAGTGGAACTAATGTACGAGCCTGATCCGATGCGGTGGCTTGCAGCTGCCGGTGTGTCGCTGGCCATCGATGTGCTAGAG GTATGTTCCTCAATCATGTTCGACAGAGGAATAAAATCATGCTTGACATACATAGAAGCTGTTCCCTGGAGTGAGAATGAGGAAGACAAGCTGAAGAATCTCTTTGCAAGATTCACGTTTGATGAAGCAATATCCCAGGATATACTGGCAAGATTGCGTCCGCACAGCTGGAAAAGCTCAGATGACCTCACGGTGCAGCTTATCCAATCTGTCACTAGCAGCACCAACAGCGGAGCAAGAAAAGACATGCAATCTCTGGTAAATGGTCTTCTAAGCAAAAGTTCAGTCTATCAAAAGGACACCTCAGGGCTAAACAAGGAGAGCCTGTACCAAATCTGTTATTCTTGTTTGGATTCACTGGTTGATCTCTTTGAGGAGGCCACAGAATCAACAGATCACACAGGTCAGGCTGTGGTAGTTAGAGGGAGTAAGCCACTGATCGAGCGGGTATCTAGCCAAACAGAGAACCTCAACTGGCTCTTAGACATCCTTTTGAACAATGACATGGCGGAGGAATTTGTAGAACTGTGGGCGAAGCAAGACAGGCTCATCAGGATGCACGAGCAAGCATCACCGATGATCAGGTATGAGCTAAGCCGAATATCAGCTTGCGTGTTCATTGCACTTGGCAAAGGAAAAGTGCAGTGCCGTGGCGACGTACGGAGCCTTCTCTTTCACGGATGGTTCAGCACGATGCTGTTGGATTTTGGCTGGCTACAGCGCTGTTCCAAAGGTCTTGATATCAGATCATTGGAAGAGAATTTAGGGCGAGGTCTTCTAACCCTCCCACTCAGGCAGCAGCAGAGTTTGTTTGAGGAATGGTTCCAGTTCTATGCGACTAAAGGAGCTGAGTGTCCGAACCTTATTAGATCTTTCCAGGTATGGTGGAGAAGGTCTTTCATTAGATCATCGGTAGAACCTCGAAGCTAA